A stretch of the Marivirga tractuosa DSM 4126 genome encodes the following:
- a CDS encoding hemerythrin domain-containing protein has protein sequence MEYSQKKIKELVAENYVFASVLYYLGIEYYEYAEDSLEKVCLHIGVDLNYVVSELEKINQNEEIENVKLLSFPIDLVITYLKHAHFIFIKKDLPFLVKLVNKLNSVSPSLASVEKEIKDVFPLFVEDFVHHIYEEEDTLFEYISQLKAIEDKKKNPSAFFYKHPNFNMQKFAIDHEVHDDEMKGIRFLMDQYPVEKDSPLNVKVLFSELERFEEKLKVHAKIENEVLFPKALMLEKSVRKKFDSLIRLN, from the coding sequence GTGGAATACTCTCAAAAGAAAATAAAAGAATTAGTAGCGGAAAATTACGTTTTTGCATCGGTTCTCTATTATTTAGGTATTGAGTATTATGAATATGCAGAGGATTCTCTTGAAAAAGTTTGTCTGCATATAGGAGTTGATTTAAATTACGTAGTTTCAGAATTAGAGAAAATAAATCAAAATGAGGAAATTGAGAATGTTAAATTGTTATCTTTTCCAATAGATTTAGTCATCACATATCTTAAACATGCTCATTTTATTTTTATTAAAAAGGATTTGCCTTTTTTAGTAAAATTAGTGAATAAATTAAACAGTGTTTCTCCAAGTTTAGCTTCAGTAGAAAAGGAGATTAAAGATGTTTTCCCCTTATTCGTGGAAGATTTTGTTCATCATATTTATGAGGAAGAGGACACGCTTTTTGAATATATTAGCCAACTAAAAGCAATAGAAGATAAAAAGAAGAATCCTTCGGCCTTTTTTTATAAGCACCCAAATTTTAATATGCAGAAATTTGCTATTGATCATGAAGTGCATGATGATGAAATGAAAGGAATCCGATTCTTAATGGATCAATATCCTGTAGAGAAAGATTCTCCTTTGAATGTTAAAGTTTTGTTTTCAGAACTGGAAAGATTTGAAGAAAAACTTAAAGTTCATGCCAAAATTGAAAATGAAGTGCTTTTTCCAAAAGCCTTGATGTTGGAAAAATCAGTAAGGAAGAAATTTGATTCCCTTATTCGACTGAATTAA
- a CDS encoding tetratricopeptide repeat protein — MNKLSKTLILSLIMVFCISVVSAQQKKAADFIENGINKFEEKEYMEAIVSFNEAIKLDAKAYQAYYMRGNIKQKFADVHGAMKDYNKAIEAKSDFSEAYFERGNIKYLLQDYYGAINDYSKTIELNENNLDAYYKRGQAKQQLEAYQDAINDCTKIIEKDSDNVDAYYLRGVLRIEYGQLSEGCLDLSKAGELGDLKAYEMIRERCNDVKCYPSEFE, encoded by the coding sequence ATGAATAAATTATCGAAAACATTAATCTTAAGCCTGATAATGGTTTTTTGCATTTCAGTTGTCTCAGCTCAACAGAAAAAGGCTGCAGATTTTATTGAAAATGGCATCAATAAATTTGAGGAAAAAGAGTATATGGAAGCCATTGTGAGTTTTAATGAAGCCATTAAATTGGACGCAAAAGCATATCAGGCTTACTATATGAGAGGTAATATCAAGCAAAAATTTGCAGATGTTCATGGTGCTATGAAAGATTACAATAAGGCAATTGAAGCAAAATCTGATTTTTCTGAAGCTTATTTTGAAAGAGGGAACATTAAATATTTGTTGCAAGATTATTACGGAGCAATCAATGATTATTCTAAAACCATTGAGCTTAACGAAAATAACTTAGATGCTTATTATAAAAGAGGGCAAGCGAAGCAGCAGCTAGAGGCATATCAAGATGCCATAAATGACTGTACCAAAATAATTGAAAAAGACAGTGATAATGTTGATGCCTATTATTTAAGGGGTGTTTTAAGAATTGAATACGGCCAACTTTCCGAAGGTTGTCTTGACTTAAGTAAAGCTGGTGAACTTGGAGATTTGAAAGCCTATGAAATGATTCGTGAAAGATGTAATGATGTGAAATGTTATCCTTCTGAATTCGAGTAA
- a CDS encoding NAD(P)/FAD-dependent oxidoreductase: protein MLSFWERESLSKYDYVIIGGGIVGCSTAYHLKKKKPKAEIAIIERGVFPSGASSKNAGFACFGSLTELVDDRKGLSDDEQLTLVEKRWKGLLALRNILGEKNIGFEDNGGFEVIRKAELPALEYLDHYNQLLRSIFKKNVYSLKPNFINEFGFNKSDIETIVSNPFEGQIDTGKMMKSWWSLCSEMSIKIITGCELKGFEEKNDYVNLNCQSGNQSVQLQANKIAICTNAFAHKWFNQEDINPGRGMVLVTDPIEKLKFKGVFHYDEGYFYFRNVGNRVLIGGGRNLDKSTEDTVEFGINPKIKLAILHDLKELILPNQDFSIDMEWSGIMAFGAIKSPIIKKISDKIAIGVRLGGMGVAIGTQVGKELHELLADG, encoded by the coding sequence ATGCTGAGTTTTTGGGAAAGAGAAAGTTTATCTAAATATGATTATGTAATAATAGGCGGAGGCATAGTGGGATGCTCCACAGCTTATCATTTAAAAAAGAAAAAACCTAAAGCCGAGATTGCCATCATTGAAAGGGGAGTATTTCCAAGTGGGGCAAGCTCAAAGAATGCTGGTTTTGCTTGTTTTGGAAGCCTTACAGAATTGGTCGATGACAGAAAAGGACTTAGTGATGATGAGCAGTTGACTTTAGTTGAAAAAAGGTGGAAAGGTTTACTAGCTCTTCGAAATATCTTAGGAGAGAAAAATATAGGCTTTGAGGATAATGGAGGCTTTGAAGTCATAAGAAAAGCGGAACTGCCTGCTTTGGAATATTTAGACCATTATAATCAATTGCTTAGAAGTATTTTTAAGAAAAATGTATACAGCTTAAAACCGAATTTCATTAATGAATTTGGTTTTAATAAAAGTGATATTGAAACCATTGTTTCTAATCCATTTGAAGGCCAGATTGATACGGGTAAAATGATGAAAAGCTGGTGGTCATTGTGCAGCGAGATGAGCATTAAAATTATAACAGGTTGTGAATTGAAGGGATTTGAAGAAAAAAATGACTATGTAAATTTAAATTGTCAATCTGGTAATCAATCTGTTCAGCTTCAGGCGAATAAAATTGCCATTTGTACCAATGCTTTTGCACATAAATGGTTCAATCAAGAAGATATTAATCCTGGAAGAGGAATGGTGTTAGTTACAGACCCAATTGAAAAATTGAAATTTAAAGGTGTTTTTCACTACGATGAAGGTTATTTTTATTTTAGAAATGTGGGAAACAGAGTCTTGATTGGAGGTGGCAGAAATTTGGATAAATCCACTGAAGATACTGTGGAATTTGGGATTAACCCTAAAATCAAATTGGCTATCTTACATGATTTGAAAGAACTAATTTTACCTAATCAGGATTTTTCCATTGATATGGAGTGGTCAGGTATCATGGCGTTTGGTGCCATCAAATCACCGATTATCAAAAAAATTTCTGATAAAATCGCTATTGGAGTACGGTTAGGAGGGATGGGAGTAGCCATTGGTACTCAAGTAGGCAAGGAATTACATGAATTGCTTGCTGACGGATAA
- the ruvX gene encoding Holliday junction resolvase RuvX, whose product MPRVLAIDYGTKRVGLAVTDPLKIIASPLEMIHSKDLVQYLANYFSSEEVEAVVCGYPTNEEGEATDATRHVDAFINLFKKKFPTMPLHLQDESFSSQEAMQAMIHSGSNRKQRNKKSGNIDKISAAIILQQFLEEY is encoded by the coding sequence ATGCCCAGAGTTTTAGCAATAGATTATGGTACCAAAAGGGTTGGTTTAGCAGTAACAGATCCATTGAAAATTATTGCCTCACCTTTAGAAATGATACATTCTAAAGACTTGGTTCAATACTTAGCCAATTATTTCTCGAGTGAAGAAGTAGAAGCTGTGGTTTGTGGTTATCCTACCAACGAAGAAGGGGAAGCCACAGATGCAACCCGTCATGTTGATGCATTTATTAATCTCTTTAAGAAGAAATTTCCGACAATGCCCTTACATTTGCAGGATGAAAGCTTCAGTTCGCAAGAAGCTATGCAAGCCATGATTCATTCTGGATCCAATAGGAAACAAAGAAATAAGAAATCAGGTAATATAGATAAAATTAGTGCAGCAATTATTTTACAACAATTTTTAGAAGAATATTAG
- the def gene encoding peptide deformylase: MIYPIVAYGHPVLKTKGKDIDKGEIDVKTLVDDMFETMYNANGVGLAAPQIGKSLRLFVIDTDPIDDEEDQPKVKQAFINPQILEEEGEEWAFEEGCLSIPNIREDVNRKPTIRIKYFDENWNEHEKEYDGFVARVIQHEYDHIEGILFTDHVSAFKKRILKGKLANISKGKVSADYKMLFPLKK; the protein is encoded by the coding sequence ATGATATATCCTATAGTAGCTTATGGGCATCCGGTTCTTAAAACCAAAGGGAAAGATATTGATAAGGGTGAGATAGATGTTAAAACATTGGTGGATGATATGTTTGAAACCATGTATAATGCAAATGGTGTTGGGCTTGCGGCTCCTCAAATTGGCAAGAGTTTGAGATTGTTTGTTATAGATACTGATCCTATAGATGATGAAGAAGATCAACCAAAAGTAAAGCAGGCTTTTATAAATCCGCAAATTTTAGAAGAAGAGGGTGAGGAATGGGCTTTTGAAGAAGGTTGTTTAAGTATTCCTAATATTAGAGAGGACGTAAACCGTAAGCCAACTATAAGAATTAAGTATTTTGATGAAAATTGGAATGAGCATGAGAAAGAGTATGATGGTTTTGTTGCCAGAGTTATTCAACATGAATATGATCATATAGAGGGAATACTTTTTACAGATCATGTTTCTGCTTTCAAAAAAAGGATTTTGAAAGGTAAATTAGCTAATATCAGTAAAGGGAAGGTTTCTGCAGATTATAAAATGTTATTCCCTCTTAAAAAATAA
- a CDS encoding DUF4442 domain-containing protein, whose translation MNLTSIINKAQHSGFYLWLLNLGLSKMIPFNKPHGFKITEISPDKIKTKLPYKKRNLNHIKGIHACAMATISEYTTGLMILYKLDVKKYRIIMQKLEMDYHFQAKMDAYAEFSIDDHWVKNEVEGPLKTEDAVVIPCEIKLYDKNENHLSTGKIYWQIKSWEKVKTKL comes from the coding sequence ATGAACTTAACTTCCATAATTAATAAAGCACAGCACTCTGGATTCTATTTATGGCTTCTAAATCTTGGATTAAGCAAAATGATTCCCTTTAACAAACCGCATGGTTTTAAAATCACAGAGATCTCTCCTGATAAAATCAAAACAAAGCTGCCCTATAAGAAAAGGAATTTGAATCATATTAAAGGAATTCATGCGTGTGCAATGGCTACTATTTCAGAATACACAACTGGCTTAATGATTTTATATAAATTAGATGTTAAGAAGTATCGCATAATCATGCAAAAGCTGGAAATGGATTACCACTTTCAAGCAAAAATGGATGCTTACGCTGAATTTTCAATTGATGATCATTGGGTGAAAAATGAAGTAGAAGGCCCTTTGAAAACAGAAGATGCAGTTGTTATCCCCTGTGAGATCAAATTATATGATAAAAATGAAAATCATCTTAGCACGGGTAAAATCTATTGGCAAATTAAATCTTGGGAAAAAGTAAAAACCAAGCTTTAA